The following proteins come from a genomic window of Nocardioides albertanoniae:
- a CDS encoding S1C family serine protease, whose product MTPEPRDDQSKPTSRWAPPSETPAERPSPDAFAPDAADDGPDTTEIPLPGMPSPAAAPAAAGQAAVPPPPAAPPPGGSLPGFGGPPPPPGATLEPQTKQRRRVPGPIWALAAAVAFLLGVLGGYAGGVLEDQDDMSSIAGGGLEPGSIETDAPLEGEDASIVKVASTLLPSTVQIFAEYQGVEDAATGSGFVFDKVGHVVTNNHVVADAAKAKGSIEVVDHKGRRHKAKVIGRSAVYDLAVLDVPAVKELDPASLGNTSRLRIGEGVVAIGSPLGLSSTVTSGIISALQRPVSTGQTEDDTSYINAVQTDAAINPGNSGGPLVNLAGQVIGVNSAIATAGGGEGGEGGSIGVGFAIPIDQVKVTAAQILKTGKATYPIVGASVDVQAKDHNGALISVVESGSPAAAGGLEDGDRVTKVGDVPVTDGIGMIVAIRAHQPGETVEFSVERNGSRQEIKIKLDSQTENLA is encoded by the coding sequence GTGACGCCGGAACCACGAGACGACCAGTCGAAGCCGACCTCCCGCTGGGCACCGCCCAGCGAGACCCCGGCCGAGCGGCCGTCCCCTGACGCCTTCGCCCCCGATGCGGCCGACGACGGGCCCGACACGACGGAGATCCCGCTGCCGGGCATGCCCAGTCCTGCGGCCGCTCCGGCGGCTGCCGGCCAGGCTGCGGTGCCGCCACCGCCTGCCGCTCCGCCGCCGGGCGGATCTCTTCCCGGTTTCGGGGGCCCGCCGCCCCCGCCGGGTGCCACGCTCGAGCCCCAGACCAAGCAGCGCCGACGTGTGCCCGGGCCGATCTGGGCGCTCGCGGCGGCCGTCGCGTTCCTGCTCGGAGTGCTCGGCGGCTATGCCGGCGGGGTGCTCGAAGACCAGGACGACATGTCGAGCATCGCCGGTGGCGGGCTCGAGCCGGGCTCGATCGAGACCGACGCGCCCCTCGAGGGCGAGGATGCCAGCATCGTCAAGGTCGCCTCGACGCTGCTGCCCTCGACGGTGCAGATCTTCGCCGAGTATCAGGGCGTCGAAGACGCCGCGACCGGCTCCGGCTTCGTCTTCGACAAGGTCGGTCACGTGGTGACCAACAACCACGTCGTCGCCGACGCCGCCAAGGCCAAGGGCAGCATCGAGGTGGTCGACCACAAGGGCCGCCGCCACAAGGCGAAGGTGATCGGCCGCAGCGCCGTCTACGACCTCGCGGTGCTCGACGTGCCCGCGGTCAAGGAGCTCGACCCCGCCTCGCTCGGCAACACCTCGCGGCTTCGGATCGGCGAGGGTGTCGTGGCGATCGGCTCCCCGCTGGGGCTGAGCTCGACGGTCACCTCGGGCATCATCAGCGCCCTCCAGCGTCCGGTCTCGACGGGTCAGACCGAAGACGACACCTCCTACATCAACGCCGTCCAGACCGACGCGGCGATCAACCCCGGCAACTCCGGCGGGCCGCTGGTCAACCTGGCCGGCCAGGTCATCGGGGTCAACTCGGCCATCGCGACCGCCGGCGGCGGAGAGGGTGGTGAGGGCGGCAGCATCGGTGTCGGCTTCGCGATCCCGATCGACCAGGTGAAGGTGACCGCCGCCCAGATCCTGAAGACCGGCAAGGCGACCTATCCGATCGTGGGCGCCTCGGTCGACGTCCAGGCCAAGGATCACAACGGGGCGCTGATCTCGGTCGTCGAGTCCGGCTCGCCGGCCGCTGCCGGTGGGCTCGAGGACGGCGACCGCGTCACCAAGGTCGGCGATGTCCCCGTCACCGACGGCATCGGGATGATCGTGGCCATCCGTGCTCATCAGCCGGGGGAGACGGTCGAGTTCAGCGTGGAGCGCAACGGCTCCCGGCAGGAGATCAAGATCAAGCTCGACTCGCAGACCGAGAACCTGGCCTGA
- the sigE gene encoding RNA polymerase sigma factor SigE, whose translation MTAEPTSQTGVPSWDEIVEKHSDRVYRLAYRLTGNRPDAEDLTQEVFVRVFRSLDTYSPGTFEGWLHRITTNLFLDQARRKQRIRFDALSDERASRLTSNGPTPDVAYTDQRFDDDIERALATLPPDFRAAVVLCDVEGLSYEEISEILGAKLGTVRSRIHRGRAMLRDALAHRAPRGGRLRYSGPKVLWGGVS comes from the coding sequence ATGACTGCCGAGCCCACGAGCCAGACGGGGGTTCCGTCGTGGGACGAGATCGTGGAGAAGCACTCCGACCGTGTCTACCGGCTCGCTTACCGTCTGACGGGCAACCGCCCCGACGCCGAGGATCTCACCCAAGAGGTCTTCGTGCGCGTCTTCCGCTCTCTCGACACCTACAGCCCCGGCACCTTCGAGGGCTGGCTGCACCGGATCACCACCAACCTCTTCCTCGACCAGGCCCGCCGCAAGCAGCGGATCCGCTTCGACGCCCTCTCCGACGAGCGCGCCTCGCGCTTGACGAGCAACGGCCCGACGCCGGACGTGGCCTACACCGACCAGCGTTTCGATGACGACATCGAGCGCGCGCTGGCCACGCTGCCTCCCGACTTCCGGGCCGCGGTCGTGCTCTGTGACGTGGAGGGGCTCTCCTACGAGGAGATCTCCGAGATCCTCGGTGCCAAGCTCGGCACCGTCCGAAGCCGCATCCACCGCGGCCGGGCGATGCTCCGTGACGCTCTCGCTCACCGCGCGCCGCGCGGCGGACGGTTGCGTTACTCCGGGCCCAAGGTGTTGTGGGGCGGGGTTTCATGA
- a CDS encoding O-methyltransferase → MTSPVSSASWTYADDYVAEDDLIVAARARAEEVGVAPIGPGGGAALRFLAAILDAKNVVEVGTGTGVSGLWLLRGMRADGVLTTVDIETEHQRLARQSFTEAGFLQQRARTIAGAALDVLPRLTDNHYDLVFVDGDKTEYAAYLKEALRLLRPGGVVAFDNALWHDRVADPSVRDEETATIRELNQEVAENDSLIPLLLPVGDGLLLARKA, encoded by the coding sequence GTGACCAGCCCTGTCTCCAGTGCCAGTTGGACCTACGCCGACGACTACGTTGCCGAGGACGACCTCATCGTCGCCGCCCGTGCGCGCGCCGAGGAGGTCGGCGTCGCGCCGATCGGTCCCGGTGGCGGCGCCGCGCTCCGCTTCCTCGCTGCGATCCTCGACGCGAAGAACGTCGTCGAGGTCGGCACCGGCACCGGTGTCTCCGGGCTCTGGCTCCTGCGCGGCATGCGTGCCGACGGAGTGCTGACCACGGTCGACATCGAGACCGAGCACCAGCGGCTGGCCCGCCAGAGCTTCACCGAGGCCGGCTTCCTGCAGCAGCGCGCCCGCACCATCGCCGGCGCCGCGCTCGACGTGCTCCCCCGGCTCACCGACAACCACTACGACCTGGTCTTCGTCGACGGCGACAAGACCGAGTACGCGGCCTATCTGAAGGAGGCGCTGCGTCTGCTCCGTCCCGGCGGCGTCGTCGCCTTCGACAACGCCCTGTGGCACGACCGCGTGGCCGATCCGTCGGTGCGCGACGAGGAGACCGCCACCATCCGGGAGCTCAACCAGGAGGTCGCCGAGAACGACTCCCTGATCCCACTGCTGCTCCCCGTGGGCGACGGTCTCCTGCTCGCGCGGAAGGCCTAG
- a CDS encoding leucyl aminopeptidase family protein gives MTTTLPSQALPPQVKPSTFALSSKSPTDLAPEIIALPVIPGDDELIIGPGSADLGDRHDLLDHLEFEGATGSAGEVTSYAVSGSGALRQILLVGVGAQRRDDFRRAGAALARAVRDRSGVVTTIPAVDPDVALEPFVAGATLGSFLFHWRSEGAPWTPVETITLAELDADRGDDLARAVAIARASWRARFFASVPSNLKNPAWLADQAAELAESTGLKLTVWDEHQLEADGFGGLVGVGQGSVTPPRLIRLDYSPRKAGRLSSLKGVPTVVVIGKGITFDTGGLNIKPGDGMVNMKRDMTGGAVVLAVMSALAEIGCPVKVVGLIAAAENAISGSAMRPGDVVTHYGGRTSEVTNTDAEGRLVLADAMAYAADKLKPAAVVDIATLTGAVRVALGQTLAGYYADDEGLATLLEEASEVSGERLWRLPLVADYEEKLASKVADADNAPGGPGSITAALFLHHFTGGVPWAHLDVGCGDAYADVHDLTPGPTGFGARVLLTWLAEQDPLAGVGA, from the coding sequence ATGACCACAACGTTGCCGTCGCAGGCACTGCCACCGCAGGTCAAGCCGTCCACGTTCGCACTGAGCTCGAAGAGCCCGACCGATCTCGCCCCCGAGATCATCGCGCTGCCGGTCATCCCAGGTGACGACGAGCTGATCATCGGCCCCGGTTCGGCCGATCTCGGCGACCGCCACGATCTCCTCGATCACCTCGAGTTCGAAGGTGCCACCGGCAGCGCCGGCGAGGTCACCTCGTACGCCGTGTCCGGCTCCGGCGCTCTGCGACAGATCCTGCTGGTGGGTGTCGGCGCGCAGCGTCGTGACGACTTCCGCCGTGCCGGCGCGGCGCTCGCGCGCGCGGTGCGCGATCGATCCGGCGTGGTGACGACGATCCCGGCTGTCGATCCCGACGTGGCGCTCGAGCCGTTCGTGGCCGGCGCGACGCTGGGTTCCTTCCTCTTCCACTGGCGCTCCGAGGGCGCCCCGTGGACGCCGGTGGAGACCATCACCCTCGCCGAGCTCGACGCCGACCGAGGCGACGATCTGGCGCGTGCCGTGGCGATCGCGCGAGCCAGCTGGCGCGCGCGGTTCTTCGCCTCGGTGCCGAGCAACCTGAAGAACCCGGCCTGGCTCGCCGACCAGGCCGCCGAGCTGGCGGAGTCGACGGGCCTGAAGCTGACCGTGTGGGACGAGCACCAGCTCGAGGCCGACGGTTTCGGCGGTCTCGTCGGTGTCGGTCAGGGGTCGGTGACGCCGCCTCGGCTGATCCGGCTCGACTACAGCCCCCGCAAGGCCGGCCGGCTGAGCTCGTTGAAGGGCGTGCCGACCGTGGTGGTGATCGGCAAGGGCATCACCTTCGACACCGGCGGGCTCAACATCAAGCCGGGCGACGGCATGGTCAACATGAAGCGCGACATGACCGGCGGTGCCGTGGTGCTCGCGGTGATGTCGGCCCTGGCCGAGATCGGCTGCCCGGTCAAGGTCGTCGGCCTCATCGCCGCCGCCGAGAACGCGATCTCCGGCTCGGCGATGCGCCCCGGCGACGTGGTGACCCACTACGGCGGGCGCACCTCCGAGGTGACCAACACCGATGCCGAGGGTCGTCTGGTGCTCGCCGACGCGATGGCGTACGCGGCCGACAAGCTCAAGCCCGCGGCCGTCGTCGACATCGCCACCCTGACCGGCGCGGTGCGGGTTGCGCTCGGGCAGACCCTGGCCGGCTACTACGCCGACGACGAGGGGCTCGCCACGCTGCTGGAGGAGGCCTCGGAGGTCTCCGGCGAGAGGCTGTGGCGGCTGCCGCTGGTCGCCGACTACGAGGAGAAGCTCGCCTCGAAGGTCGCCGACGCCGACAACGCACCCGGCGGGCCCGGCTCGATCACCGCGGCCCTGTTCCTGCACCACTTCACCGGCGGTGTGCCGTGGGCACACCTCGACGTGGGCTGCGGCGACGCCTACGCCGACGTGCACGACCTGACCCCGGGGCCCACCGGCTTCGGCGCCCGGGTGCTCCTGACCTGGCTCGCGGAGCAGGATCCGCTGGCTGGAGTCGGAGCCTAG
- a CDS encoding DUF3117 domain-containing protein: MAAMKPRTGDGPLEVTKEGRGIVMRVPLEGGGRLVVELNADEAAALGEEIKGLGLNA; encoded by the coding sequence ATGGCGGCGATGAAGCCGCGGACGGGAGACGGTCCGCTGGAGGTCACCAAGGAGGGTCGGGGCATCGTGATGCGCGTCCCGCTCGAAGGCGGTGGCCGGTTGGTCGTCGAGCTGAACGCTGACGAGGCCGCCGCGCTCGGCGAAGAGATCAAAGGGCTTGGGCTGAACGCGTAG
- a CDS encoding DivIVA domain-containing protein has translation MGWIFAALIVLVLGGVGLVAAGAGAPLGEDYGDQPDALVPRDRAIGAADLANVRFSVALRGYRMEEVDALIARLREEAEWRETTGSDGAESAGSEVGAAGVGPHTREPDSGSPDV, from the coding sequence ATGGGCTGGATCTTCGCGGCACTGATCGTGCTGGTTCTCGGAGGAGTCGGCCTCGTCGCGGCAGGAGCCGGTGCGCCGCTGGGGGAGGACTACGGCGACCAGCCCGACGCCCTCGTGCCCCGCGATCGTGCGATCGGCGCCGCAGACCTCGCGAACGTACGTTTCTCGGTGGCGCTGCGGGGCTACCGGATGGAGGAGGTGGACGCTCTGATCGCGCGACTTCGCGAGGAGGCGGAGTGGCGTGAGACGACCGGGTCCGACGGCGCCGAGAGCGCGGGATCCGAGGTCGGGGCCGCCGGGGTCGGACCACACACGCGCGAGCCCGATTCGGGCTCGCCGGACGTCTAG
- a CDS encoding TIGR00730 family Rossman fold protein, whose protein sequence is MTRRSGSGPRPSKGRPAGSTTDQRLLDSSGHGDWVHTDPWRVMKIQAEFVEGFNDLSEIGPAISVFGSARTPPDHPAYAQAEAVGRGLAEAGFVVITGGGPGTMEAANKGAMEVGGESIGLGIELPFEARLNDYVSFGLNFRYFFVRKMMFVKYSQGYVVMPGGLGTMDELFEAMTLSQTKKITQFPIVLMGVEHWQGLIDWMRDSMLADGRIKQSDLDMITLTDDVDEAVELMMKARD, encoded by the coding sequence ATGACCCGACGCAGCGGCTCCGGCCCGCGTCCCTCCAAGGGACGTCCGGCCGGTAGCACCACCGACCAGCGCCTCCTCGACAGCTCCGGCCACGGCGACTGGGTCCACACCGACCCGTGGCGGGTCATGAAGATCCAGGCAGAGTTCGTCGAGGGGTTCAACGACCTCTCCGAGATCGGGCCTGCGATCAGCGTCTTCGGGTCGGCGCGCACGCCCCCCGACCACCCGGCCTACGCCCAGGCCGAGGCCGTCGGCCGCGGCCTCGCGGAGGCCGGGTTCGTGGTGATCACCGGCGGCGGCCCGGGCACGATGGAGGCCGCCAACAAGGGCGCCATGGAGGTCGGCGGCGAGTCGATCGGCCTCGGCATCGAGCTGCCCTTCGAGGCCCGGCTCAACGACTACGTCAGCTTCGGGCTCAACTTCCGCTACTTCTTCGTGCGCAAGATGATGTTCGTCAAGTACTCCCAGGGCTACGTCGTCATGCCCGGTGGCCTCGGCACGATGGACGAGCTCTTCGAGGCGATGACGCTCTCGCAGACCAAGAAGATCACCCAGTTCCCCATCGTCCTGATGGGCGTCGAGCACTGGCAGGGTCTGATCGACTGGATGCGCGACTCGATGCTGGCCGACGGCCGCATCAAGCAGAGCGACCTCGACATGATCACCCTCACCGACGACGTGGACGAGGCGGTCGAGCTGATGATGAAGGCGCGTGACTGA
- the dapE gene encoding succinyl-diaminopimelate desuccinylase: MDINSVSLEERAIADAVEQELTAYDHLVVERRGNAVVARTDLGRRERVVIAGHLDTVPVNGNFPSRLDEATGILHGLGACDMKSGDAVILKLAATLEKPNRDVTYVFYDAEEIEAVHNGLGKLAASEPDLLAGDFAILMEPSNAGVEAGCQGTLRVEVRTTGERSHSARAWRGVNAIHKAGEVLRRLEAYEPRKPVIDGLEYHEGLNAVFVSGGVAGNVIPDECVVTVNYRFAPDRSEEEALDYVRGFFEGYDITVTDSSPGALPGLDRPAAKAFVDAVGGEVGPKFGWTDVARFTVLGIPAVNYGPGDPMFAHKADEHVRISEITSCEQALRDWLSA, encoded by the coding sequence ATGGACATCAACTCCGTCAGCCTCGAGGAGCGGGCGATCGCCGACGCGGTGGAGCAGGAGCTGACCGCGTACGACCACCTCGTGGTCGAGCGGCGCGGCAACGCGGTCGTCGCCCGCACCGACCTCGGTCGCCGCGAGCGCGTCGTCATCGCAGGTCATCTCGACACCGTGCCGGTCAACGGCAACTTCCCGAGCCGCCTCGACGAGGCCACCGGCATCCTGCACGGCCTCGGTGCCTGCGACATGAAGTCGGGCGACGCGGTCATCCTGAAGCTCGCCGCGACCCTGGAGAAGCCGAACCGCGACGTGACGTACGTCTTCTACGATGCCGAGGAGATCGAGGCCGTCCACAACGGGCTCGGCAAGCTCGCGGCCAGCGAGCCCGACCTCCTCGCCGGCGACTTCGCGATCCTGATGGAGCCCTCCAACGCCGGCGTCGAGGCCGGCTGCCAGGGCACGCTGCGCGTCGAGGTGCGCACCACCGGCGAGCGCTCCCACAGTGCCCGCGCATGGCGCGGGGTCAACGCGATCCACAAGGCCGGCGAGGTGCTGCGCCGCCTGGAGGCGTACGAGCCGCGCAAGCCGGTCATCGACGGCCTCGAGTATCACGAGGGGCTCAACGCGGTCTTCGTCAGCGGGGGAGTGGCGGGCAACGTGATCCCCGACGAGTGCGTGGTGACGGTCAACTACCGCTTCGCGCCCGACCGCTCCGAGGAGGAGGCGCTCGACTACGTACGCGGCTTCTTCGAGGGCTACGACATCACCGTGACCGACTCGAGCCCCGGCGCGCTGCCCGGCCTCGACCGGCCGGCGGCCAAGGCGTTCGTCGATGCGGTCGGCGGCGAGGTCGGGCCGAAGTTCGGCTGGACCGATGTGGCGAGGTTCACGGTTCTCGGCATCCCCGCGGTCAACTATGGTCCAGGTGACCCGATGTTTGCCCACAAGGCCGACGAGCACGTGAGGATCTCCGAGATCACCAGCTGCGAGCAGGCCCTTCGTGATTGGTTGAGCGCATGA
- the metX gene encoding homoserine O-acetyltransferase MetX, translated as MTARRMRLFDAADPLPLSAGGTLAPVDVSYATYGELAPERDNVVFIAHALTGDAEATQWWPTMVGPGRPVDTDRFFVVCANLLGGCRGTTGPSSTNPASGRAWGLDFPLISVADLVTVHRRLLAHLGIERLYAAVGGSLGGMQVLQWAADAPGQIERAVLVAASARLSTQNIALSAVARQAILRDPDFHDGRYLDHGVVPADGLAVARMLGHINYVSEPGLEAKFGRARRGTPGFGIDFEVESYLEHQASTFVDRFDALSYLYLSRLLDYFDPFADDGFASRIGETRFQLVSFDTDWRFTTTHSESIEKELRRAGVDVERHEIASTWGHDSFLLDPPGYLDLVRRFLSDTAKETHE; from the coding sequence ATGACCGCACGACGTATGCGTCTCTTCGACGCGGCCGACCCGCTGCCCCTGTCCGCCGGCGGCACGCTCGCACCGGTCGACGTCTCCTACGCCACCTACGGCGAGCTGGCGCCCGAGCGCGACAACGTCGTCTTCATCGCCCACGCGCTCACCGGCGACGCCGAGGCGACACAGTGGTGGCCGACGATGGTCGGGCCGGGCCGCCCCGTTGACACCGACCGGTTCTTCGTGGTCTGCGCCAACCTGCTCGGCGGCTGCCGTGGCACCACCGGGCCGTCGTCGACCAACCCCGCCAGCGGACGTGCCTGGGGCCTCGACTTCCCGCTGATCTCGGTCGCCGACCTGGTCACCGTGCACCGCCGGCTGCTGGCCCACCTCGGCATCGAGAGGCTCTACGCCGCCGTCGGCGGCTCGCTCGGCGGCATGCAGGTGCTGCAGTGGGCAGCCGACGCGCCCGGGCAGATCGAACGCGCGGTGCTGGTCGCCGCCTCCGCGCGGCTGAGCACGCAGAACATCGCGCTCTCGGCCGTCGCCCGCCAGGCCATCCTGCGCGACCCCGACTTCCACGACGGGCGCTACCTCGACCACGGCGTCGTGCCCGCCGACGGGCTCGCCGTGGCACGGATGCTCGGCCACATCAACTACGTCTCCGAGCCCGGCCTGGAGGCGAAGTTCGGCCGGGCACGGCGCGGCACGCCGGGGTTCGGGATCGACTTCGAGGTGGAGAGCTACCTCGAGCACCAGGCGAGCACGTTCGTCGACCGCTTCGACGCACTCTCCTACCTCTATCTCTCCCGCCTCCTCGACTACTTCGACCCCTTCGCCGACGACGGCTTCGCGAGCCGGATCGGCGAGACCCGCTTCCAGCTCGTCTCCTTCGACACCGACTGGCGCTTCACGACCACTCACTCGGAGTCGATCGAGAAGGAGCTGCGCCGGGCCGGCGTCGACGTCGAGCGACACGAGATCGCCTCCACCTGGGGCCACGACTCCTTCCTGCTCGACCCGCCGGGCTACCTCGACCTCGTCCGACGCTTCCTGTCCGATACCGCCAAGGAGACCCATGAGTGA
- a CDS encoding O-acetylhomoserine aminocarboxypropyltransferase/cysteine synthase family protein, which yields MSDHAYGFNTRAIHAGNIPDAAQGARALPIYQSASFVFDDTADAAARFALQKYGNIYTRVGNPTVAAFEERIASLEGGIGAVATASGLSAEFVTFASLAGAGDHVVASAQLYGGSVTQLDVTLRRFGVETTFVSSSDPEAYAAAIRPETKLVFAETVANPSGEIADLAGLADVAHAHGVPLVVDSTIPTPYLSTPIEWGADIVVHSATKFLGGHGTTLGGVVVESGRFEYSPERFPLFHEPVEHYGGLSWWGNFGEYAFLTRLRAEHLRNVGATLSPQSAWQLALGVETLALRVQRHVENARIVAEWLDADPRVEHVRWAGLPSHPHHDRAQKYLPQGPGSVFSFDVAGGRAAGERFIESVELASHLANIGDAKTLVIHPASTTHRQLSESRLEEAGVSPGLVRISVGIEDAGDILHDLDQALTASTKDA from the coding sequence ATGAGTGACCACGCGTACGGCTTCAACACCCGTGCGATCCACGCCGGCAACATCCCCGACGCCGCCCAGGGCGCCCGGGCGCTGCCGATCTACCAGTCGGCGTCGTTCGTCTTCGACGACACCGCAGACGCGGCAGCACGGTTCGCACTGCAGAAGTACGGCAACATCTACACCCGCGTCGGCAACCCGACCGTCGCCGCCTTCGAGGAGCGGATCGCCTCCCTCGAGGGTGGCATCGGCGCCGTGGCGACCGCCTCGGGCCTCTCCGCGGAGTTCGTCACCTTCGCATCCCTGGCGGGCGCGGGCGACCACGTGGTCGCCTCAGCGCAGCTCTACGGCGGCTCGGTCACCCAGCTCGACGTGACGCTGCGTCGCTTCGGCGTGGAGACCACCTTCGTCTCCTCCAGCGACCCCGAGGCGTACGCAGCGGCGATCCGCCCCGAGACCAAGCTGGTCTTCGCCGAGACCGTCGCCAACCCGTCGGGCGAGATCGCCGACCTGGCCGGGCTGGCCGACGTCGCGCACGCGCACGGGGTGCCGCTCGTGGTGGACTCGACGATCCCGACGCCCTACCTGAGCACGCCGATCGAGTGGGGCGCCGACATCGTGGTGCACTCGGCCACGAAGTTCCTCGGCGGCCACGGCACCACGCTCGGCGGGGTGGTCGTCGAGTCGGGTCGCTTCGAGTACTCGCCCGAGCGCTTCCCGCTCTTCCACGAGCCCGTCGAGCACTACGGCGGCCTCTCCTGGTGGGGCAACTTCGGGGAGTACGCCTTCCTGACCCGCCTGCGCGCCGAGCACCTGCGCAACGTCGGCGCGACCCTGTCACCCCAGTCGGCCTGGCAGCTCGCGCTCGGTGTGGAGACCCTGGCGCTGCGGGTGCAGCGCCACGTCGAGAACGCGCGGATCGTCGCCGAGTGGCTCGACGCCGACCCACGGGTCGAGCACGTACGCTGGGCCGGACTGCCCTCTCATCCCCACCACGACCGGGCGCAGAAGTATCTGCCCCAGGGCCCAGGCAGCGTCTTCTCCTTCGACGTCGCCGGCGGGCGCGCCGCCGGCGAGCGGTTCATCGAGTCGGTCGAACTGGCCAGCCATCTGGCCAACATCGGCGACGCCAAGACGCTGGTGATCCACCCGGCCTCCACCACCCACCGCCAGCTCAGCGAGTCGCGGCTCGAGGAGGCCGGCGTCAGCCCGGGGCTGGTGCGCATCAGCGTCGGCATCGAGGACGCCGGCGACATCCTCCACGACCTCGACCAGGCACTGACCGCATCGACGAAGGACGCCTGA
- a CDS encoding CoA-binding protein, whose amino-acid sequence MTIPQIPHEPTARERQGLLRAARSVAIVGFSANTARSSYYVATYLAQDTDYRLYFINPNAAGREVLGQPVYAGFADLPETPDIVDVFRRASDLPAVTDEVIALGSPVLWFQLGLVHEEAAAKARAAGLSVVQNRCLKIEHARFHGGLHLAGFDTGVVSARRAVR is encoded by the coding sequence ATGACCATTCCGCAGATCCCGCACGAGCCGACCGCACGCGAGCGACAGGGCCTGCTCCGGGCCGCGAGGTCGGTCGCCATCGTCGGCTTCTCCGCCAACACCGCCCGGTCGAGCTACTACGTCGCGACCTACCTCGCCCAGGACACCGACTACCGGCTCTACTTCATCAACCCCAACGCCGCCGGACGGGAGGTGCTGGGCCAGCCGGTCTACGCCGGCTTCGCCGACCTGCCGGAGACGCCCGACATCGTCGACGTGTTCCGGCGCGCGAGCGACCTGCCGGCGGTCACCGACGAGGTGATCGCGCTGGGCTCCCCGGTGCTGTGGTTCCAGCTCGGCCTGGTGCACGAGGAGGCGGCCGCCAAGGCGCGCGCCGCCGGGCTGAGCGTCGTGCAGAACCGCTGCCTCAAGATCGAGCACGCGCGCTTCCACGGCGGCCTGCACCTGGCCGGGTTCGACACCGGCGTCGTCTCGGCGCGCCGGGCCGTACGGTGA
- a CDS encoding OsmC family protein produces MSIDSTTQLNDVDLAAVGDLVQAIQDDPAKARTTWAAHVTWKGAFASEAKIRSFEPTPSDEPAGLGGGDAAANPVEQLLGALGNCLAVGYAANASVAGIKLDDVRIDLKGDVDLTVFLGLGEGHAGFDAIDAVVTLESEAPREEIEALHAKVLASSPVGHTLRSEVPVNISLA; encoded by the coding sequence ATGAGCATCGATTCAACGACACAGCTCAACGACGTCGACCTCGCCGCCGTCGGCGATCTCGTGCAGGCGATCCAGGACGACCCCGCGAAGGCGCGCACCACCTGGGCCGCCCACGTGACCTGGAAGGGCGCCTTCGCCTCGGAGGCGAAGATCCGATCCTTCGAGCCCACCCCGTCCGACGAGCCTGCCGGTCTCGGCGGCGGCGACGCGGCCGCCAACCCCGTCGAGCAGCTGCTCGGAGCCCTGGGCAACTGCCTCGCGGTCGGCTACGCCGCCAACGCCTCGGTCGCCGGCATAAAGCTCGACGACGTGCGCATCGACCTCAAGGGCGACGTCGACCTCACGGTCTTCCTCGGCCTCGGCGAGGGCCACGCCGGCTTCGACGCGATCGACGCCGTGGTCACCCTCGAGTCCGAGGCGCCCCGCGAGGAGATCGAGGCGCTCCACGCCAAGGTGCTCGCCAGCTCGCCCGTCGGTCACACCCTCCGCAGCGAGGTCCCGGTCAACATCTCGCTGGCCTGA
- a CDS encoding OsmC family protein yields the protein MTETTVDNGVNVEALLGARAALQESPEAAKFTWRATNTWLKGTHSRSKVEGFFGLGEEQETGRSFESEGDHPPQFAAENQGPTPVESVLTALGGCLTAGVAAVAQQRGIQLNSVTATIEGDHDIRGILGADADVRNGFTGVRVNYSIDADASPEDIEALVAQSQKRSAVFDILTNPTAVEVSVS from the coding sequence ATGACCGAGACCACCGTCGACAACGGCGTGAACGTCGAGGCGCTCCTCGGCGCCCGCGCCGCCCTGCAGGAGAGCCCGGAGGCCGCCAAGTTCACCTGGCGCGCCACCAACACCTGGCTCAAGGGCACCCACTCCCGGAGCAAGGTCGAGGGCTTCTTCGGCCTCGGCGAGGAGCAGGAGACCGGGCGCTCCTTCGAGTCCGAGGGCGACCACCCGCCGCAGTTCGCCGCGGAGAACCAGGGCCCCACGCCTGTCGAGAGCGTGCTGACCGCTCTCGGCGGCTGCCTCACCGCCGGCGTCGCCGCCGTCGCCCAGCAGCGCGGCATCCAGCTCAACTCGGTCACCGCGACGATCGAGGGCGACCACGACATCCGCGGCATCCTGGGCGCCGACGCCGACGTGCGCAACGGGTTCACCGGCGTGCGGGTGAACTACTCGATCGACGCCGACGCCTCCCCCGAGGACATCGAGGCGCTGGTCGCGCAGTCGCAGAAGCGCTCGGCCGTCTTCGACATCCTGACCAACCCGACCGCCGTCGAGGTCTCGGTCTCGTGA